A portion of the Ralstonia nicotianae genome contains these proteins:
- a CDS encoding SET domain-containing protein: MSSPAPLSADALIDRIRTDIRSTGDAPDVAARHEHFYLVMQALRSDILALSNREPDDERVVRCIRVFHEEVAAFKEAHAIARLPYSPAVDRRYPFRDAAGEPVYVATLAPTGQPAQGSRRYGAEAVWPYLDAEAAPEGLGALYLGRLHCRTMMAADLRDPRESALVGERGVFAARRIERGECLGIYGGRLMTPATYYTCLDDAFVLSTTAEGIESAVDGENILAMANTVFAYEGEHAVGQAADGYNMEAAVFQATTRCGRRFAIRAFFATEAVPAGDELRWNYRYAPALIRQRFGGLPA, translated from the coding sequence ATGTCCTCACCGGCTCCGCTTTCCGCAGACGCGCTCATCGACCGTATCCGCACCGACATCCGCAGCACCGGCGATGCGCCGGACGTGGCCGCGCGGCACGAGCATTTCTATCTGGTCATGCAGGCGCTGCGCTCCGACATCCTGGCGCTGTCGAACCGCGAGCCGGACGATGAGCGCGTCGTGCGCTGCATCCGCGTGTTCCACGAAGAAGTCGCGGCCTTCAAGGAGGCGCACGCGATCGCCCGGCTGCCGTACTCGCCCGCTGTCGACCGGCGCTACCCCTTCCGCGACGCGGCGGGGGAGCCGGTCTACGTGGCCACGCTCGCGCCGACCGGCCAGCCCGCGCAGGGCTCGCGCCGCTACGGCGCCGAGGCGGTCTGGCCCTATCTGGACGCCGAGGCAGCGCCCGAGGGGCTCGGCGCCCTGTACCTCGGCCGGCTGCATTGCCGCACGATGATGGCCGCCGACCTGCGTGATCCGCGCGAGAGCGCCCTGGTGGGCGAGCGCGGCGTCTTCGCTGCGCGCCGCATCGAGCGCGGCGAATGCCTGGGCATCTACGGCGGCCGCCTGATGACGCCCGCCACCTACTACACGTGCCTGGACGATGCCTTCGTGCTGTCGACCACCGCCGAGGGCATCGAGTCCGCGGTGGACGGCGAGAACATCCTGGCGATGGCCAATACGGTATTCGCGTACGAAGGAGAGCACGCGGTCGGCCAGGCTGCCGACGGCTACAACATGGAAGCGGCGGTGTTCCAGGCCACCACCCGCTGCGGACGGCGGTTCGCCATCCGAGCCTTCTTCGCCACCGAGGCCGTGCCGGCAGGCGACGAGCTGCGCTGGAACTACCGCTATGCGCCGGCGCTGATCCGGCAGCGGTTCGGCGGCCTGCCGGCCTGA
- a CDS encoding FtsK/SpoIIIE family DNA translocase encodes MGLGWFGISSVWLLPMVWRYVARVMAGERGLKGPGTVRIWLATLAVLCASASLEALTSGRDLHGKAGGAVGRGLASLFGHMLGWTGAFLLMLGVLLWVAPMVFGHSWRQLLARLRQAGEAPPVQADARHDEADDGLKPTALGLGGAEQAMGSGHAGASRRHGIEAGSAWRQPAWQPPPRTRESPPQPGEIWPLLNAQGRPEMPLPVAAQPAPVPVPAPAATPKAATQAPSSRSALRATIVSSPFHRPQPSDGDQPPSSPEADDAPSAPVEDAAPAISPAAEPDAPASAPPEPAEPSPPTVDLEAVRQEAEALLAELRGLMTPLAAAPVASPEPEPEPEPEPEAEPEAEAEAEAEPEPVAEAEPEAEAEPEAEAEPEAEAEPEAEAEPEAEAEAEAEAPAPESVAPALQEAEAATAAEAPLPAPEPAPAIEADDAAPPPPAVPAQKPRIVLPAVVGQVVSNAMPAPAAAPVAAAQPAPPRVVDYRLPNVALLTAASPDTVAVPAEHLEETSHLIAQRLAEFKVPVTVAGASAGPVITRFEVDPAIGVRGAQVVGLMKDLARALGVTSIRVVETIPGKTCMGLELPNARRAMIRLSEVVNAPDFQSHASHLVLAMGKDITGNPVVTDLARAPHLLVAGTTGSGKSVAVNAMILSMLYKATPEDVRLIMIDPKMLELSVYEGIPHLLAPVVTDMKQAAHALSWCVGEMEKRYRLMSALGVRNLAGYNQKIRAAQQAGHKVPNPFSLTPDAPEPLSTLPMIVVVIDELADLMMVAGKKIEELIARLAQKARAAGIHLILATQRPSVDVITGLIKANIPTRVAFQVSSKIDSRTILDQMGAETLLGQGDMLFLPPGTGYPQRVHGAFVADEEVHRVVEHWKQFGEPEYDEAILAGDPAEAAAGELFGEGGDAEADPLYDEAAAFVLNTRRASISAVQRQLRIGYNRAARLIEQMEAAGLVSPMGRNGSREVIAPGGGD; translated from the coding sequence ATGGGGCTTGGCTGGTTTGGCATTTCCTCCGTATGGCTGTTGCCAATGGTGTGGCGATACGTAGCGCGCGTGATGGCGGGTGAGCGCGGCCTGAAGGGGCCGGGCACCGTCAGGATCTGGCTCGCGACGCTGGCCGTGCTGTGCGCCAGCGCCTCGCTCGAAGCCCTGACCTCGGGCCGCGATCTGCACGGCAAGGCCGGCGGGGCGGTCGGACGCGGCCTGGCGTCGCTGTTCGGGCACATGCTGGGGTGGACGGGCGCCTTCCTGCTGATGCTGGGCGTGCTGCTCTGGGTGGCGCCGATGGTGTTCGGGCACTCGTGGCGCCAACTGCTCGCGCGCCTGCGCCAGGCCGGCGAGGCACCTCCGGTCCAGGCCGACGCCCGGCACGACGAAGCCGACGACGGCCTCAAGCCCACCGCGCTGGGGCTCGGCGGAGCCGAGCAGGCGATGGGCAGCGGCCATGCCGGCGCGAGCCGCCGTCACGGCATCGAAGCCGGCTCCGCATGGCGCCAGCCGGCATGGCAGCCGCCGCCGCGCACGCGGGAATCCCCGCCGCAGCCCGGCGAGATCTGGCCTCTGCTGAACGCCCAGGGCCGTCCCGAGATGCCGCTACCCGTCGCGGCCCAGCCGGCCCCGGTTCCTGTTCCTGCGCCCGCCGCGACGCCCAAGGCCGCAACGCAAGCGCCATCGTCGCGATCCGCGCTGCGCGCCACGATCGTCAGCAGCCCATTTCATCGCCCGCAGCCGTCCGACGGCGATCAGCCGCCGTCTTCGCCGGAGGCGGACGACGCCCCCAGCGCCCCGGTTGAAGACGCGGCGCCCGCAATCTCACCGGCCGCCGAGCCGGATGCCCCCGCCAGCGCGCCGCCCGAGCCCGCGGAACCGTCGCCCCCCACGGTCGATCTGGAAGCCGTGCGGCAGGAGGCGGAAGCCTTGCTGGCCGAACTGCGCGGCCTGATGACGCCGCTCGCTGCGGCCCCGGTCGCATCGCCAGAGCCAGAGCCAGAGCCAGAGCCAGAACCAGAAGCAGAACCAGAAGCAGAGGCAGAGGCAGAGGCAGAACCAGAACCAGTAGCAGAGGCAGAACCAGAAGCAGAGGCAGAACCAGAAGCAGAGGCAGAACCAGAAGCAGAAGCAGAGCCAGAAGCAGAAGCAGAGCCAGAAGCAGAAGCAGAAGCAGAGGCAGAGGCCCCCGCGCCCGAAAGCGTCGCGCCTGCGCTCCAGGAAGCCGAGGCAGCAACAGCAGCCGAAGCCCCGCTTCCGGCACCGGAACCCGCACCGGCGATCGAAGCCGACGATGCCGCGCCACCGCCGCCTGCCGTGCCCGCGCAAAAGCCGCGCATCGTGCTGCCGGCCGTGGTGGGGCAGGTGGTGTCGAATGCCATGCCCGCACCCGCGGCAGCGCCCGTCGCGGCTGCGCAGCCCGCGCCGCCGCGTGTCGTCGACTATCGGCTGCCCAACGTGGCACTGCTGACCGCCGCATCGCCCGACACGGTGGCGGTGCCGGCCGAGCACCTGGAGGAGACCAGCCACCTGATCGCCCAGCGCCTGGCCGAATTCAAGGTGCCGGTGACGGTGGCGGGCGCATCCGCCGGCCCGGTCATCACGCGTTTCGAGGTCGATCCGGCCATCGGCGTGCGCGGGGCGCAGGTGGTGGGCCTGATGAAGGACCTGGCGCGCGCGCTGGGCGTGACCTCCATCCGCGTGGTCGAGACCATTCCCGGCAAGACCTGCATGGGGCTGGAGCTGCCCAACGCGCGGCGCGCCATGATCCGCCTGTCGGAGGTGGTGAATGCGCCCGACTTCCAGTCGCACGCGTCGCACCTGGTCCTGGCCATGGGCAAGGACATCACGGGCAACCCGGTGGTGACCGACCTGGCGCGCGCGCCGCACCTGCTGGTCGCGGGCACCACGGGCTCGGGCAAATCGGTGGCCGTCAACGCGATGATCCTGTCGATGCTGTACAAGGCCACGCCGGAAGACGTGCGCCTGATCATGATCGACCCGAAGATGCTGGAGCTGTCCGTCTATGAAGGCATTCCGCACCTGCTGGCGCCGGTCGTCACCGACATGAAGCAGGCCGCGCACGCGCTCAGCTGGTGCGTGGGCGAGATGGAGAAGCGCTACCGGCTGATGTCGGCCCTGGGCGTGCGCAACCTGGCCGGCTACAACCAGAAGATCCGCGCCGCGCAGCAGGCCGGCCACAAGGTGCCGAACCCGTTCTCGCTGACGCCCGACGCGCCCGAGCCGCTGTCCACGCTGCCGATGATCGTGGTGGTGATCGATGAGCTGGCCGACCTGATGATGGTCGCCGGCAAGAAAATCGAAGAGCTGATCGCACGGCTGGCACAGAAGGCGCGCGCGGCCGGCATCCACCTGATCCTGGCGACGCAGCGGCCGTCGGTGGACGTCATCACGGGGCTCATTAAGGCAAACATCCCGACGCGCGTGGCGTTCCAGGTGTCGTCCAAGATCGACTCGCGCACCATCCTCGACCAGATGGGCGCCGAAACGCTGCTGGGGCAGGGCGACATGCTGTTCCTGCCGCCCGGCACGGGCTATCCCCAGCGCGTGCACGGCGCGTTCGTCGCCGACGAGGAAGTGCACCGCGTGGTGGAGCACTGGAAGCAGTTCGGCGAGCCCGAGTACGACGAGGCCATCCTTGCCGGCGACCCAGCCGAAGCCGCCGCCGGCGAGCTGTTCGGCGAGGGCGGCGACGCCGAGGCCGATCCGCTGTACGACGAGGCCGCCGCCTTCGTGCTCAACACGCGGCGCGCGTCCATCTCCGCCGTGCAGCGGCAGTTGCGCATCGGCTACAACCGCGCCGCGCGGCTGATCGAGCAGATGGAGGCGGCTGGGCTGGTGTCGCCGATGGGGCGCAATGGTTCACGCGAGGTCATCGCGCCGGGCGGCGGGGACTGA